GTATTGAGCAGACTTCAGTCATTCAGGCACATTTACTAAGGTATGTATGTCAGTTCAGGCATAGCCTCGCTAGTACTTTTTCTCTAATCCTTAATACTAAATGGACCCAACCTTCGATCTCAGCAGATTCTCAGTAAGCTCCAAACACCTCTTTGGGTGGGTGATGTTACAATGTGGTGTATGAAAATGCCTGTACGTTTTCTTATTGGAAGTAGTAGAAGGTAGATATGGTTCGTCCTACATGTTCATTATGACAAACATGGGCTTGAGTTGCATTTGTTTAAAGTTATACATATTGAAAGTTGTATCTGTATACGTGCTATATGTGTATGAGTTACATGTATGTTCACTTCTCACAGGTGACGTGTTCATACTCGTCTTCAGCATAGACAGCAAAGACTCATTTGATGAAGTAAAGAGGCTGAGAAAACAAATCCTTGAAATAAAATCATGTGTGAAGAATAAAACAAAAGAAACTGGAGAGTTTCCCATGATGATCTGTGGAAACAAAACTGATTGCGGGGAACACCACCGCAAGGTACGAGCTGAAGAGGCAGAGCGTCTTGTTTCTGGGGATGAAAATTGTGCTTGCTTTGAGATCTCAGCCAAGAAAAACCTAAATGTGGATAAAATGTTCCAAGTTCTTTTCAGTATGGCCAAGCTTCCTAATGAAATGAGTCCTGCTCTTCATCGTAAAATTTCAATGCAGTATGGAGATTCCTTTCAGCAGAAGTCTTTTAGGCTAAGAAGGCTAAAGGAAATGGATGCATATGGCATGGTCTCCCCATCTGCTAGACGGCCTAGTGTCAATAGTGATCTCAAATATATAAAGGCAAAAGTGCTTGGAGAAGGTCAAGGACGTGACAGAGAGAAGTGCACTATTCAGTGAGGTAATTTTTAAGACTAAACTTAACAAAGTGCCTTCAAGCTTGCTATGATCCTAGATATAAGGATTCCAAACGTATATGGTACCCTATATTGTGGGAGCAATTACAAATAAAGAACCATGTTTTGGGTTTCATATCACTACCCTGTGGCTTGATAGGGGACTTCAGACTATGTATAATATCCAGCATGAAGAACACATATGATATAAGAATTACATAGGATGTTAGGTGTAAGGTTTTCTGAACTGAACACTTTTTGGTATCAAGCATACCAGGTCTATTTGTGCCCAATTTGTCTCAAGACGAATGATAAATATAATGAACTTACTATGTTTAGTGGACAAGTATGTCAGTTTACTAAAACTATAACCTACTGTTTTAGTGGACAGTTGTGCAAATGTACTAAATATAAGGATTAACATAACTGTTaataaaattatgaatatatgaaGGTAAATTAAAATTAAGAGTATCTGCCAGCTTTATCTTAAATATTTCACTCCATGTTCTTATAATGTATCTGTGATTTTCAAATGTTTGTTCTAGTGAGAAAATAAGCAGATAATAGCCATTTGTCTAAAGTATTCAAAATTGTATTCATTCTTTTTTATTGGTTAATTTGTCCTAATGAGCTTTAAAATGTTCCACTTAATCATTTAATTAACTGCATGTTGCTAGGTATTAAGTGTGCACATACTATGTAGAATATAAGATCAATGCTAAGATATTGAAGGCATTCTTTTTCTCTACTGATACAGTATATGTCAAATCTTTCTCATTTCCT
This Bufo gargarizans isolate SCDJY-AF-19 chromosome 7, ASM1485885v1, whole genome shotgun sequence DNA region includes the following protein-coding sequences:
- the RASD2 gene encoding GTP-binding protein Rhes, with product MIKTVSSGRCTLSVPAKNSYRMVVLGASRVGKSSIVSRFLNGRFDDQYTPTIEDFHRKLYNIRGDMYQLDILDTSGNHPFPAMRRLSILTGDVFILVFSIDSKDSFDEVKRLRKQILEIKSCVKNKTKETGEFPMMICGNKTDCGEHHRKVRAEEAERLVSGDENCACFEISAKKNLNVDKMFQVLFSMAKLPNEMSPALHRKISMQYGDSFQQKSFRLRRLKEMDAYGMVSPSARRPSVNSDLKYIKAKVLGEGQGRDREKCTIQ